One window from the genome of Thermus sediminis encodes:
- a CDS encoding ArsR/SmtB family transcription factor yields MPSGAGRAVCGVYEIHPERVERARAALPEEGILKKAAHLLKALSDPTRIRLLLALKGAGELCVCDLALLAGVSVSGVSHQLRLLRAARLVAFRREGKQAYYRIADAHVEALLEGVLAHATEDV; encoded by the coding sequence TTGCCAAGCGGGGCTGGTAGGGCGGTCTGCGGGGTGTACGAGATCCACCCGGAAAGGGTGGAACGGGCTAGGGCGGCCCTTCCGGAGGAAGGGATCCTGAAGAAGGCGGCCCACCTCCTCAAGGCCCTTTCGGACCCCACCCGCATACGCCTCCTCCTGGCCCTGAAGGGGGCGGGGGAGCTTTGCGTCTGCGACCTGGCCCTCCTCGCCGGGGTTTCGGTCTCGGGGGTGAGCCACCAGCTCCGCCTCCTCCGGGCCGCCCGCCTGGTGGCCTTCCGCCGGGAGGGGAAGCAGGCCTACTACCGCATCGCCGATGCCCACGTGGAGGCCCTCCTGGAGGGGGTCCTGGCCCACGCCACCGAAGACGTTTGA
- the pdxS gene encoding pyridoxal 5'-phosphate synthase lyase subunit PdxS codes for MEKGTFQIKTGFAEMFKGGVIMDVTTPEQAVIAEEAGAVAVMALERVPADIRAQGGVARMSDPKVIKEIMAAVSIPVMAKVRIGHFVEAMVLEAIGVDFIDESEVLTPADEEHHIDKWKFKVPFVCGARDLGEALRRIAEGAAMIRTKGEAGTGNVVEAVRHARAMWKGIRYVQSLREDELLAYAKGIGAPLELVRWVHQHGRLPVVNFAAGGIATPADAALMMHLGMDGVFVGSGIFKSGDPKKRARAIVRAVTHYNDPEVLAEVSEDLGEPMVGINLDVLREEERLAKRGW; via the coding sequence ATGGAGAAGGGCACCTTCCAGATCAAGACCGGTTTCGCCGAGATGTTCAAGGGCGGGGTGATCATGGACGTGACCACCCCGGAGCAGGCCGTCATCGCCGAGGAGGCGGGGGCGGTGGCGGTGATGGCCCTGGAGAGGGTCCCCGCCGATATCCGCGCCCAGGGGGGCGTGGCCCGCATGTCCGACCCCAAGGTCATCAAGGAGATCATGGCGGCGGTGTCCATCCCTGTCATGGCCAAGGTGCGCATTGGCCACTTCGTGGAGGCCATGGTCCTTGAGGCCATCGGGGTGGACTTCATCGACGAGTCCGAGGTCCTGACCCCCGCCGACGAGGAGCACCACATCGACAAGTGGAAGTTCAAGGTGCCCTTCGTCTGCGGGGCCCGGGACCTGGGGGAGGCCCTGAGGCGCATCGCCGAAGGAGCGGCCATGATCCGCACCAAAGGGGAGGCGGGCACGGGCAACGTGGTGGAGGCCGTGCGCCACGCCCGCGCCATGTGGAAGGGGATCCGCTACGTCCAGTCCCTACGGGAGGACGAGCTTTTGGCCTACGCCAAGGGGATCGGGGCCCCCCTGGAGCTGGTGCGTTGGGTGCATCAGCACGGCCGCCTTCCCGTGGTGAACTTCGCCGCTGGCGGCATCGCCACGCCTGCGGATGCGGCCCTCATGATGCACTTGGGCATGGACGGGGTCTTTGTGGGCTCAGGGATTTTCAAGTCCGGGGACCCCAAGAAAAGGGCCCGGGCCATCGTGCGGGCGGTGACCCACTACAACGACCCCGAGGTCCTGGCCGAGGTCTCCGAGGACCTGGGGGAACCCATGGTGGGCATCAACCTGGACGTCCTCAGGGAAGAGGAGCGGCTTGCCAAGCGGGGCTGGTAG
- a CDS encoding LysM peptidoglycan-binding domain-containing M23 family metallopeptidase encodes MRGILGALCLFCALPALAKLPILSPLPLPEATVEVGGAPRKGWVLYTVRPGDTLAGIAARYRVDPRHIMWSSGLKNDRLQVGQEVRIPLVAVEEREPRVPPGVEVYRVRPGDTLASLAQRFGLSILDLVSANPSLESLDRLVAGSLLYIPRGTRGLLVALPEGETLVSLSQRFGLSPVAVARSNGIQDPTELRAGDLVLLPGIEARTTYQRLRAQQEAERRARLEAERRRQEELRRLAEQRRRQEAARQAQLRQAQARQTPGSEVRRVSYQEGGMRWPLASFRITTYYGQRGVFQRYHTGIDLAAPHGTPIMAAKSGQVRVAGWSSVGYGFHVVLDHGGGLETLYAHMSRITVRPGQWVEGGQVIGHVGSTGWSTGPHLHFEVRVNGTPRNPLAYLP; translated from the coding sequence TTGCGGGGGATTTTGGGAGCCTTGTGCCTATTTTGCGCCCTGCCTGCCTTGGCTAAACTGCCCATCCTTAGCCCCCTACCCCTCCCAGAGGCCACGGTGGAGGTGGGGGGAGCGCCGAGGAAGGGCTGGGTGCTCTACACGGTGCGCCCCGGGGACACCCTAGCGGGGATCGCCGCCCGTTACCGGGTGGACCCCAGGCACATCATGTGGTCCAGCGGCCTCAAAAACGACCGCTTGCAGGTGGGCCAGGAGGTTCGCATCCCCCTGGTGGCGGTGGAGGAGAGGGAACCCCGGGTCCCCCCGGGGGTGGAGGTGTACCGGGTGCGGCCTGGGGACACCCTGGCCTCCCTGGCCCAGCGCTTTGGGCTTTCCATCCTGGACTTGGTCTCTGCCAACCCTTCCCTGGAGAGCCTGGACCGCCTGGTGGCGGGAAGCCTGCTCTACATTCCCAGGGGAACCAGGGGGCTCCTGGTGGCTCTTCCGGAAGGGGAGACCCTGGTTTCCCTCTCCCAGCGCTTCGGCCTCTCCCCGGTAGCCGTGGCCCGGTCCAACGGCATCCAGGACCCCACGGAGCTTAGGGCAGGGGACCTGGTCCTCCTCCCCGGCATAGAGGCCAGGACCACCTACCAGCGCCTTCGCGCCCAGCAGGAGGCGGAGAGAAGGGCCCGCCTCGAGGCCGAGCGCCGCCGTCAGGAGGAGCTCAGGCGCTTGGCGGAGCAGAGGCGTAGGCAGGAGGCGGCCAGGCAGGCCCAGCTTCGCCAGGCCCAGGCCCGCCAGACCCCGGGGTCTGAGGTGCGCCGGGTGAGCTACCAGGAAGGGGGAATGCGCTGGCCTCTCGCCAGCTTCCGCATCACCACGTATTACGGCCAACGAGGGGTCTTCCAGCGCTACCACACAGGGATAGACCTGGCCGCCCCCCATGGTACCCCCATCATGGCCGCCAAGAGCGGACAGGTGCGAGTGGCGGGGTGGAGTTCGGTTGGCTACGGCTTCCACGTGGTCCTGGACCACGGGGGGGGCCTGGAGACCCTCTACGCCCACATGAGCCGGATCACCGTCCGCCCGGGCCAGTGGGTGGAAGGGGGCCAGGTGATCGGCCACGTGGGGTCCACCGGCTGGTCCACGGGGCCCCACCTGCACTTTGAGGTGCGGGTGAACGGGACGCCCAGGAACCCTTTGGCCTACCTGCCCTGA
- the rho gene encoding transcription termination factor Rho — MKKRVETPEMALSYQELSAKILPELHLLAQEVGIENYKRMKKDQLIMALLERQTQGEGLRLVKGYLEISPDGYGFLTENLYNLESRVAIVSAGLIRQYALRSGDYLVGRVRPPRENERFGTLIKVEAVNDLDPEAARNRPRFDELIPQFPDRQIRLETVPEELSTRVIDLLAPIGRGQRGLIVAPPKAGKTTLLKKIANAVLKNEPDIKVIVLLIDERPEEVTDFRESVGGAEVIASTFDEPPQNHIRVAEFVHERAKRIVEEGGHVMILLDSITRLARANNLVTPPTGRTLSGGLDSAALYFPKRFLGAARNIRGGGSLTILATALVETGSRMDDVIFEEFKGTGNMELHLSRRLEERRIFPAIDILKSGTRREELLLGEEVVHKMWLLRKVLADMDPAEAMEMLLSRLARTKSNKEFLAALAAR, encoded by the coding sequence ATGAAGAAGCGAGTGGAAACCCCCGAGATGGCCCTTTCCTACCAGGAACTCTCCGCCAAGATCCTCCCCGAGCTCCACCTCCTGGCCCAGGAAGTGGGCATTGAGAACTACAAGCGCATGAAGAAGGACCAGCTGATCATGGCCCTCCTGGAGAGGCAGACCCAGGGGGAGGGCCTCAGGCTGGTCAAGGGCTACCTGGAGATCAGTCCCGATGGCTATGGCTTCCTCACGGAGAACCTGTACAACCTCGAGTCCCGGGTGGCCATCGTCTCCGCTGGCCTCATCCGCCAGTACGCCCTGAGGAGCGGGGACTACCTCGTGGGCCGGGTCCGGCCCCCTAGGGAGAACGAGCGCTTCGGGACCCTCATCAAGGTGGAGGCGGTGAACGACCTGGACCCCGAGGCCGCCAGGAACCGCCCCCGCTTTGACGAGCTCATCCCCCAGTTCCCCGATCGGCAGATCCGGCTGGAAACCGTCCCTGAGGAGCTCTCCACCCGGGTCATTGACCTCCTGGCCCCCATCGGCCGGGGGCAGAGGGGGCTCATTGTGGCCCCCCCCAAGGCGGGCAAGACCACCCTCCTCAAGAAGATCGCCAACGCCGTCCTCAAAAACGAGCCCGACATCAAGGTCATCGTCCTCCTCATCGACGAGCGGCCCGAAGAGGTCACGGACTTCCGGGAAAGCGTGGGGGGAGCGGAGGTCATCGCCAGCACCTTTGACGAGCCCCCCCAGAACCACATCCGCGTGGCGGAGTTCGTCCATGAGAGGGCCAAGCGCATCGTGGAGGAGGGAGGGCACGTGATGATCCTCCTGGACTCCATCACCCGCCTGGCCCGGGCCAACAACCTGGTGACCCCGCCCACGGGGCGCACCCTCTCGGGGGGTCTGGACTCCGCCGCCCTCTACTTCCCCAAGCGCTTCCTGGGGGCGGCCCGGAACATCCGGGGCGGGGGGAGCCTCACCATCCTGGCCACCGCCCTGGTGGAGACGGGAAGCCGCATGGACGATGTGATCTTTGAGGAGTTCAAGGGGACGGGCAACATGGAGCTCCACCTCTCCCGCCGTCTGGAGGAGCGCCGCATCTTCCCCGCCATAGACATCCTGAAGTCCGGCACCAGGCGGGAGGAGCTCCTCCTTGGCGAGGAGGTGGTCCACAAGATGTGGCTCCTCCGCAAGGTCCTGGCGGACATGGACCCCGCCGAGGCTATGGAGATGCTCCTCTCCCGTCTGGCCCGCACCAAGAGCAACAAGGAGTTCCTGGCGGCCCTGGCGGCCCGCTAA
- the fsa gene encoding fructose-6-phosphate aldolase translates to MELYLDTANLEEIREIALWGVLSGATTNPTLVAKEFAARGERLTWDGLRSHLATLCELVGGPVSAEVTALEAEAMVAEGRRLAAIHPQIVVKLPTTEEGLRACKRLSAEGIKVNMTLIFSANQALLAARAGAAYLSPFLGRVDDISWDGGELLREIVEIREVQDLPVRVIAASIRHPRHVTEAALLGADIATMPYGVFKALLKHPLTDLGLKRFMEDWDKVKP, encoded by the coding sequence ATGGAGCTTTACCTGGACACCGCCAACTTGGAGGAGATACGGGAGATCGCCCTTTGGGGCGTCCTCTCCGGGGCGACCACCAACCCCACCCTGGTGGCCAAGGAGTTTGCCGCCAGAGGAGAGAGGCTCACCTGGGATGGCCTGCGCTCCCACCTGGCGACCCTTTGCGAGCTGGTGGGTGGGCCGGTCTCTGCGGAGGTGACGGCCCTCGAGGCCGAGGCCATGGTGGCGGAGGGGAGGCGGCTTGCTGCCATCCACCCCCAGATCGTGGTCAAGCTCCCCACCACCGAGGAGGGCCTAAGGGCCTGCAAGCGTCTTTCCGCCGAGGGGATCAAGGTCAACATGACCCTCATCTTCTCCGCCAACCAGGCCCTTCTCGCGGCCCGGGCAGGGGCAGCCTATCTGAGCCCCTTCTTGGGCCGGGTGGACGACATCTCCTGGGACGGGGGGGAGCTTCTACGGGAGATCGTGGAGATCAGGGAGGTCCAGGACCTCCCTGTCCGGGTCATCGCCGCCTCCATCCGCCACCCCCGCCACGTCACCGAGGCCGCCCTCCTGGGGGCGGACATCGCCACCATGCCCTATGGCGTCTTCAAGGCCCTCCTCAAGCACCCCCTCACGGACCTCGGTCTCAAGCGCTTTATGGAGGACTGGGATAAGGTCAAGCCATGA
- the ileS gene encoding isoleucine--tRNA ligase, whose amino-acid sequence MFKEVGEPDFPKLEEEVLAFWKRERIFQKSVERRKGGPRYTIYEGPPTANGLPHVGHAQARSYKDLFPRFKTMQGYYVPRRAGWDTHGLPVELEVEKGLGLGSKREIEAYGIGRFNQACRESVFTYEKEWEAFTERLAYWVDLEDAYATLDPTYIESIWWSLKNLFDRGLLYRDHKVVPYCPRCGTPLSSHELALGYKEIHDPSVHVRFRLKEPQSLGLEQASLLIWTTTPWTLPGNVAAAVHPEFTYAAFALDGEALILEEGLGKRLLGEETPVLKTFPGKALEGLPYDPPYPQEVERGYVTVLAEYVSREDGTGIVHQAPAFGAEDLETAKAYGLPLLKTVDEEGRVRVAPFQGLPLREANRAILKDLRARGLLFKEESYLHSYPHCWRCATPLMYYATETWFIRSTAFKEELIQKNREIHWVPPHIQEGRYGEWLRNLVDWALSRNRYWGTPLPIWVCESCGKEEAIGSFAELKAQAKTPLPEPFDPHRPHVDGVELGCACGGTMRRVPYVIDVWYDSGAMPFASVHYPFENGEEFREAFPADFIAEGIDQTRGWFHSLHQLGVMLFGSVAFKNVICHGLILDEKGQKMSKSKGNVVDPWDILREFGADALRWYIYISAPPEADRRFGPNLVREAVRDYFLTLWNVYSFFVTYANLDRPNLKAPPPAKERPELDRWLLARMQDLIQKVTEALEAYDPTTSSRALRDFVVEDLSQWYVRRGRRRYWKNEDPWDRESAYATLYEALVLIAKLSAPFTPYLAEALWQNLVRSVDEGAPESVHLADWPGVDPALLDEALVAKMRAVLRVVDLARAARARSGVKTRTPLPLLLVTAPTALEREGLRHFAPEIAEELNVKEVRVLEPGEEVLSYRVLPNLKLLGKKYGKRVPQIREALERERERVAAAVLRGEGVDLEVGGETLHLSPEEVLLEAQAPEGYQALEKDGYVAALEVRVTEDLRLEGLARDLIRLLQEARKGMGLRVSDRIRVRYGAEGAYLEALKRHGEWIAGEVLAVEFAEGPLEGYETGVEDEEGKARFALEKAEAIPG is encoded by the coding sequence ATGTTCAAGGAGGTCGGCGAGCCGGACTTTCCCAAGCTGGAAGAAGAAGTTCTGGCCTTCTGGAAGCGGGAGCGGATCTTCCAAAAGAGCGTGGAGAGGCGCAAGGGGGGCCCCCGGTACACCATCTACGAGGGGCCGCCCACGGCCAACGGCCTGCCCCACGTGGGCCACGCCCAGGCCCGGAGCTACAAGGACCTCTTCCCCCGCTTCAAGACCATGCAGGGCTACTACGTCCCCAGGCGGGCAGGCTGGGACACCCACGGGCTTCCCGTGGAGCTGGAGGTGGAAAAGGGCCTAGGCCTGGGGAGCAAGCGGGAGATCGAGGCCTACGGCATCGGGCGCTTCAACCAGGCCTGCCGGGAGTCCGTCTTCACCTACGAAAAGGAGTGGGAGGCCTTCACCGAGCGCCTCGCCTACTGGGTGGACCTGGAGGACGCCTACGCCACCCTAGACCCCACCTACATTGAGAGCATCTGGTGGAGCCTGAAGAACCTCTTTGACCGGGGCCTCCTCTACCGGGACCACAAGGTGGTGCCCTACTGCCCCCGGTGCGGCACCCCCCTTTCCTCCCACGAGCTCGCCCTGGGCTACAAGGAGATCCACGACCCCTCGGTCCACGTGCGCTTTCGGCTAAAGGAACCCCAGAGCCTAGGCCTCGAGCAGGCCAGCCTCCTCATCTGGACCACCACCCCCTGGACCCTGCCCGGGAACGTGGCGGCGGCGGTCCACCCGGAGTTCACCTACGCCGCCTTCGCCCTAGACGGGGAGGCCCTGATCCTGGAGGAGGGCCTGGGGAAAAGGCTCCTCGGCGAGGAAACCCCGGTTCTCAAGACCTTCCCCGGGAAGGCCCTCGAGGGCCTCCCCTACGACCCCCCCTACCCCCAGGAGGTGGAGCGGGGCTACGTCACGGTCTTAGCGGAGTACGTGAGCCGGGAGGACGGCACGGGCATCGTCCACCAGGCCCCCGCCTTCGGCGCCGAGGACCTGGAGACGGCCAAGGCCTACGGCCTCCCCCTCCTCAAGACCGTGGACGAGGAGGGGAGGGTGCGGGTGGCCCCCTTCCAAGGCCTCCCCCTCCGCGAGGCCAACCGGGCCATCCTCAAGGACCTCCGGGCCCGGGGCCTCCTCTTCAAGGAGGAGAGCTACCTCCACAGCTACCCCCACTGCTGGCGGTGCGCCACCCCCCTCATGTACTACGCCACGGAGACCTGGTTCATCCGGAGCACCGCCTTCAAGGAGGAGCTTATCCAGAAAAACCGGGAGATCCACTGGGTCCCCCCCCACATTCAGGAGGGGCGCTACGGGGAGTGGCTCAGGAACCTGGTGGACTGGGCCCTAAGCCGCAACCGCTACTGGGGCACGCCCCTCCCCATCTGGGTCTGCGAGTCCTGCGGCAAGGAGGAGGCCATAGGGAGCTTCGCGGAGCTTAAGGCCCAGGCCAAGACCCCCCTCCCCGAGCCCTTTGACCCCCACCGCCCCCACGTGGACGGGGTGGAGCTAGGGTGCGCCTGCGGGGGCACCATGCGCCGGGTGCCCTACGTCATTGACGTCTGGTACGACTCCGGGGCCATGCCTTTCGCCTCGGTCCACTACCCCTTTGAGAACGGGGAGGAGTTCCGGGAGGCCTTCCCCGCCGACTTCATCGCCGAGGGGATCGACCAGACCCGGGGCTGGTTCCACTCCCTGCACCAGCTCGGGGTCATGCTCTTCGGCTCCGTCGCCTTCAAGAACGTCATCTGCCACGGCCTCATCCTGGACGAGAAGGGGCAGAAGATGTCCAAGTCCAAGGGGAACGTGGTGGACCCCTGGGACATCCTGCGGGAGTTTGGGGCGGATGCCCTGAGGTGGTACATCTACATCTCCGCCCCTCCGGAGGCGGACCGCCGCTTCGGCCCCAACCTGGTGCGGGAGGCGGTGCGGGACTACTTCCTCACCCTTTGGAACGTCTACAGCTTCTTTGTGACCTACGCCAACCTGGACCGCCCCAACCTGAAGGCCCCACCCCCGGCCAAGGAGCGGCCCGAGCTGGACCGCTGGCTCCTCGCCCGCATGCAGGACCTCATCCAGAAGGTGACGGAGGCCCTCGAGGCCTACGACCCCACCACCTCTAGCCGGGCCCTAAGGGACTTCGTGGTGGAGGACCTCTCCCAGTGGTACGTGCGCCGGGGCAGGCGGCGCTACTGGAAGAACGAGGACCCCTGGGACCGGGAGTCGGCCTACGCCACCCTCTACGAGGCCCTGGTCCTCATCGCCAAGCTCTCCGCCCCCTTCACCCCCTACCTGGCCGAGGCCCTCTGGCAGAACCTGGTGCGAAGCGTAGACGAGGGGGCCCCGGAGAGCGTCCACCTCGCCGACTGGCCGGGGGTGGACCCCGCCCTCTTGGACGAGGCGCTGGTAGCCAAGATGCGGGCGGTCCTCCGGGTGGTGGACCTGGCCCGCGCGGCCCGGGCCCGAAGCGGGGTCAAGACCCGAACCCCCCTCCCCCTTCTCCTGGTCACCGCCCCCACCGCCTTGGAACGGGAGGGCCTTCGCCACTTCGCCCCCGAGATCGCCGAGGAGCTCAACGTCAAGGAGGTGCGGGTCCTAGAGCCCGGGGAGGAGGTCCTCTCCTACCGGGTCCTCCCCAACCTCAAGCTCCTGGGAAAGAAGTACGGGAAGCGGGTTCCCCAGATCCGCGAGGCCCTAGAAAGGGAGCGGGAGCGGGTGGCGGCCGCCGTCCTCAGGGGCGAGGGCGTGGACCTGGAGGTGGGGGGGGAGACCCTCCACCTCTCCCCGGAGGAGGTGCTCCTCGAGGCCCAGGCCCCCGAGGGGTACCAGGCCCTGGAGAAGGACGGGTACGTGGCCGCCCTGGAGGTGCGGGTCACGGAGGACCTAAGGCTGGAGGGCCTGGCCCGGGACCTGATCCGCCTCCTGCAGGAGGCCAGAAAGGGCATGGGCCTCAGGGTCTCGGACCGCATCCGCGTGCGCTACGGGGCGGAAGGGGCCTACCTGGAGGCCCTGAAGCGGCACGGGGAGTGGATCGCCGGGGAGGTCCTGGCCGTGGAGTTCGCCGAAGGCCCCCTGGAGGGCTACGAGACCGGGGTGGAGGACGAGGAGGGGAAGGCCCGCTTCGCCCTGGAGAAGGCGGAAGCCATCCCCGGCTGA